From the Mycobacterium noviomagense genome, the window CATCCGTTCGATCTGCTGGCCCGGGCGCGGTTCAGGGTCACCATCAACACCGACAACCGGTTGATGAGCGACACTTCGATGAGCAGCGAAATGCACCGGCTGGCAGAAGCATTCGGCTACGGATGGACCGACCTGGAACGGTTCACCATCAATGCGATGAAGTCGGCGTTCATCGGCTTCGACGAGCGGCTGGCGATCATCGACGAGATCATCAAGCCGCGCTACGCGGTCCTGATCGGATAGGTGTGGCCAATGGCACCCCACTAGCCGCATCAGCCACATCGGACTTCAGAAGTCGGACACCCGCACTCAAAGCGATAGCGCATGCGATAGCACTTCCAACAGGGCGTCGCTGCTAGGGTTTGGTGGGCTCGGCAACAAATGCTGCTATGGACTCAACGAATCGTTCGATATCCCCGAGGTTTTCGAGCCGGGCGGTGACGATGTCGTCCGAAACCGTGATGTACTCGTGTACAAGGACATTGCGAAATCCAACGGCCTTGCGCATCGCATCGGCTAGATCGGCGGTAAGTACTGTGTGACTCCCCAGCAGCCGCATCGCATCGCCGTTGTCGGCTGGAGGTCCCCAACCTTGCGCCGAGCAAATATGCTGCGCGATGTCGATGCAGGCTTCGATTGCCGTGATGAACGTGTACTTGACGCCCCGCAGCCAGATCGGGTCGGCGCGGCGGGCCAGCTCGGCCGCGGATTCCCGACGCAGAAACTCCAGGTCGTCGGTGATACCACGCAGCAGTCGGAGGACACGAGCCTCATCGACCACGGCGCACCGCTTCCGCGAATTCCCGGTGAGCCCGGTTAATTCGTGGCAGTTCGTCGAGGTAGATCTTGCGTGTCGTCGCTTCCCACACCACCCTGGCACGGAGATCTGTTTCGAAGAGCAGCGACCCGAATAAGGCAACTCGACCGGCAAGTTCGAGGGGAGCGTCATCTAGCACAAGCAAGTCAACGCCCGGCGGTAACAGAATGTCGAATCCCTGCGGCCGTCGTCCGCCGAAGTACGCGGCGATATCGATATCGGACGTTTCGCGCGCAGTATGTGTGGCTCGACTGCCGTGCAAGTATGCGAACAAGGCTCCATGATTCCGCAATGCCTCGATGGCTTCGGCGGTTCGTGCGGCGACCTCTGTCATGTATGAAATTCTCTCATCACGAAGCGGGGCAAACGGCGGCCGACACCTCAACGAGGCGATCCAGGCACGGCTCCGCTCGGCCGGCTCAGCGAGCCAACAGCCACAGCGGCCACATCAGCATCTCCAACTTCCTACATCCGTCCCGAGACCGCCGCGACCGACTAAAGGCCTGGGATGTCGATATCGTCAATGCCGGCTGCAGATCCCAGGTCAGGAGGCGCAGTGGTGAATGTGGACGCGGTATTCGAGTTCTCCGACGTCGTGGTGGAGCGCAAAGGGGTGCGCGCACTGGACCGATTCACCGCGGCTATCCCAGGGCAGGGCGTGACGGTGGTGTTCGGCCCATCAGGTTCGGGCAAGTCGACATTGCTGCGACTGTGCAATCGACTGGAGGTGCCGACCAGCGGCCGAGTCCTCTTCCGCAGCAACGATATTGCCGGAATAGACCCGCTGTGGTTACGACGCCAGGTCGGGATGTGTTTCCAGCGTCCAACCCCGTTTCCCGGCACCGTCGCCGACAACCTACGGGCCGCCGACCCGAACGCGTCCGATGCTCAGATAACCGAAACGTTGACGCGGGTAGCGCTGACCGGATCATGGCTGGACCGCGACGCGACCGCGCTGTCCGGCGGTGAGGCGCAACGGATGTGCCTGGCCCGCACACTCACCGCCCAACCGCAGGTGCTGCTGCTCGACGAACCCACCTCTGCGGTCGACGCCGCCGCCGCGAGGGTGATCGAACAGGCGGTACGTGACCTTGCCGACGAGGGAATTCCGGCCCTGTGGGTCACCCACGACTCGGCACAGACCGAGCGCATTGCCGACAGAGTCGTCCATATCGACAAAGGCCGCTGCACAGGCATCCAACCGGCGGCGTCCAAGCCGGAAGACGGGGAGGTGATGCGGTGAACGGTCAAGTCGGATGGGTTGGTCTGGCGACGTCGTTGGCGTTAGTCGGATTCGCGGCGGCCATCTCGCTGTGGCAGCGCCTCGGGCTGGAGCGCCAGGTGGTGTGGGCGGCCATCCGCGCGCTGGTCCAGTTGCTGCTCGTGGGCAGCGCGTTAGCGCTGCTGTTCGAGCCGGGTCGCTCGCTGTGGTGGTCGTGGGCGTGGACGGCGGGCATGGTCGCCTACGCGGGGGACGTCGCACGCAGGCGGGCCCCAGAAGTGCCGCGGCTGGCGCCGCTGGCCATCATCGCGTTCGCCACTGCGGCGGTGGTGACGCTTGGAGTGATATTCGGGCTGCGGGTGTTCCCACTGCAGCCCCGCACGCTGGTGCCGATCGCCGGGATGATGATCGGCAACTCGATGACAGCCACCGTCTTGGTGGCTCGCCGTCTGGTCGACGAACTTCGCGACAAACGCGACGAGGTCGAAGCGCGGCTGGCCCTCGGTCAGCCCTACCGTCAGGCGGCCGCCCCCTACCTGCGAACGGCGTTGCGGTCGGCCGTCTCTCCGCAGATCGAAACCACCAAAGCCACCGGGCTGGTGTTCTTGCCAGGCGCGATGACCGGGCTCATCCTTGCGGGGGTTTCGCCGGTGCAGGCTGTGCTCGTGCAGGCGGTAGTGATGTTTTTGATCTTGGGCTCGGTCGCGGTGACCACGGTCGTGGTTGCGCTCGGCCTGGTGCGTCGCGTGTTCACCCGCGACCATCGGCTGCTGCCACTGGCCCGTCGTCCGGAAACTCGGGATCGCCGGCGCACAACAGCCAAAGCCTGACGCCGGGCCGCCACCGTTTGACGGCCGAGCGATGCGCGTTTGTACTTGACGGCGATGACGCTGCCGCTATTGGGTCCGCTGACACTGTCGGGCTTCCAAGACGCCTGGTTCTTCTTGTTCCTGCTCGTTGTGCCGTTACTCGTCGCGCTTTATGTCGCAGGACGTTTGATCCGTCGTCGGCGGGTTTTGCGATTTGCCAACATGGAGCTGTTGGAGAGCGTCGCGCCCCGCCGTCCGAGTCGCTTGCGCCATGTGCCGACCGCGCTGCTGGCCACATCGTTGGTGCTGTTGACGACGGCGATGGCGGGGCCCACTCACGACATCCGGGTTCCGCTCAACCGTGCCGTGGTGATGTTGGTCATCGATGTTTCCGAATCGATGGCTGCCACCGATGTCGCGCCGAGTCGGCTGGCCGCCGCACAGGTCGCGGGTAAGCAATTCACTGACGAGTTGACGCCGGGCATCAATCTCGGCTTGGTGGAGTTCGCAGCCACTGCAACGCTGTTGGTTGCTCCGACAACTGACCGCGGCGCGGTGAAGGCGGCGATCGACGGCCTGCGGCCAGCGCCGAGAACCGCTACTGGAGAAGGTATTTTCACCGCGCTGCAGGCGATCGCCACGGTCGGCGCGGTAATGGGCGGCGGCCCCGGCCCACCGCCCGCGCGCATCGTCCTGGAATCCGACGGCGCCGAAAACGTACCGATGAACCCCAACGACCCGCAGGGCGCCTTCACTGCCGCCCGAGCGGCGAAAGCGCAAGGCGTGCAGATCTCCACGATTTCCTTCGGCACACCCAACGGCACCGTTGTCTACGAGGGCGCCACCTTGCCGGTTCCCGTGGACGACCAAACCCTGCAGCAGATCTGTCGGATCACAGGCGGTCAAGCGTTCCACGCGGACAGCCTGGACGCGCTTGAGAACGTCTACTCGACGCTGCAGCAGCAGATCGGCTTTCAAACCGTGCGTGGCGACGCCAGCGCCGGGTGGATCCTGCTGGGCGCTGTCGTCATGGCCGGCGCGGTCCTGGCGGGGCTGCTGTTGAACCGCAGGATTCCGGCGTGAGGATCAGGCGGGCACCCGCCGGTTGATCAGGACCGCCAACACGGTGGCGATCGT encodes:
- the hepT gene encoding type VII toxin-antitoxin system HepT family RNase toxin, coding for MVDEARVLRLLRGITDDLEFLRRESAAELARRADPIWLRGVKYTFITAIEACIDIAQHICSAQGWGPPADNGDAMRLLGSHTVLTADLADAMRKAVGFRNVLVHEYITVSDDIVTARLENLGDIERFVESIAAFVAEPTKP
- a CDS encoding nucleotidyltransferase domain-containing protein — its product is MTEVAARTAEAIEALRNHGALFAYLHGSRATHTARETSDIDIAAYFGGRRPQGFDILLPPGVDLLVLDDAPLELAGRVALFGSLLFETDLRARVVWEATTRKIYLDELPRINRAHREFAEAVRRGR
- a CDS encoding ABC transporter ATP-binding protein, which translates into the protein MPAADPRSGGAVVNVDAVFEFSDVVVERKGVRALDRFTAAIPGQGVTVVFGPSGSGKSTLLRLCNRLEVPTSGRVLFRSNDIAGIDPLWLRRQVGMCFQRPTPFPGTVADNLRAADPNASDAQITETLTRVALTGSWLDRDATALSGGEAQRMCLARTLTAQPQVLLLDEPTSAVDAAAARVIEQAVRDLADEGIPALWVTHDSAQTERIADRVVHIDKGRCTGIQPAASKPEDGEVMR
- a CDS encoding ABC transporter permease, encoding MNGQVGWVGLATSLALVGFAAAISLWQRLGLERQVVWAAIRALVQLLLVGSALALLFEPGRSLWWSWAWTAGMVAYAGDVARRRAPEVPRLAPLAIIAFATAAVVTLGVIFGLRVFPLQPRTLVPIAGMMIGNSMTATVLVARRLVDELRDKRDEVEARLALGQPYRQAAAPYLRTALRSAVSPQIETTKATGLVFLPGAMTGLILAGVSPVQAVLVQAVVMFLILGSVAVTTVVVALGLVRRVFTRDHRLLPLARRPETRDRRRTTAKA
- a CDS encoding VWA domain-containing protein; its protein translation is MTLPLLGPLTLSGFQDAWFFLFLLVVPLLVALYVAGRLIRRRRVLRFANMELLESVAPRRPSRLRHVPTALLATSLVLLTTAMAGPTHDIRVPLNRAVVMLVIDVSESMAATDVAPSRLAAAQVAGKQFTDELTPGINLGLVEFAATATLLVAPTTDRGAVKAAIDGLRPAPRTATGEGIFTALQAIATVGAVMGGGPGPPPARIVLESDGAENVPMNPNDPQGAFTAARAAKAQGVQISTISFGTPNGTVVYEGATLPVPVDDQTLQQICRITGGQAFHADSLDALENVYSTLQQQIGFQTVRGDASAGWILLGAVVMAGAVLAGLLLNRRIPA